In one Cercospora beticola chromosome 1, complete sequence genomic region, the following are encoded:
- a CDS encoding uncharacterized protein (BUSCO:EOG09263690), with product MATVLPLRSATESTSSSRSQRHASLHSFPAASSTTTTNNGLAVQRLSRSSNSTSSAAVSRHSAQPSHSSRPKGAPRAVKHVKSQYPPDSTEKHVEYILVASFDIDRGSIMEQQYPAPVGGDEHMLAELMLPDQVDKRSQDWTTFFLHKDAGQEEEEREMRRRHRRRRRRRQRQREAGDQANTGGDDSADDDGGDELGDDDEEDDLDGIEDDEHEEDDAQDDDSEDINLDGPPLVYVLNLVNTKLDPSVPRGAIVKAMAVCTRHSFMHIYKPLLLLALEQYFAHPYPETLATLYDALNSMDLSLLPKLNFLEKYILQASDAKDMFLEKFEAIIAQRMASNKDQDAMLSPIEPSNTTQFPSRTRYGLPRDTHEFESIVNYANVPVPVKIPTAVSPETVGDFSLVKLITTFSTPHAAQVVPFNPTHPHLTTSGPTTHPIIVLLNALLTQKRVIFLGDKLPSSDVAEAVLAACALASGGILRGFTRHAFPYTDLTKIEDLLRVPGFIAGVTNPMFTHHAEWWDLMCDLGTGRMKISNRIDQAPLTEGVAFFHQNTHQPGTVASSGSGGGIASFMTAGASLSAGLGGNAAPNNSMSSDATGDGAFMQSVLLAINERHGEHAIRAKFRKWIVKFTRLAASFEETVYGASALSIHNPDSPQTTLPPEESPISPTDGRADKMPPEVTGHGYVWPTALSKTNELAANSTRIEGWRNTRSYYNFVQDLAALYVHRPIKHLDLQHLHDKLAKLRLGNEQSANIYLAICAATRTEQEINQLLSIVVNGVWESKPTASGSGQNSGLLYIGMGLFHPKLEVREEVAELLGRIKEHEAGRHFWQSLGRFVRIAWDRVMTSRVERLGASFEG from the coding sequence ATGGCGACGGTACTtccgctccgctccgccACTGAAAGcacatcatcttcgcgcaGTCAGCGCCATGCCTCGCTGCACTCATTCCCCGCCGCGAGCAGCACGACGACCACCAACAATGGCCTTGCAGTGCAGAGACTTAGCCGATCCAGcaactccacctcctccgccgcagtGTCGCGACATTCCGCCCAGCCTTCGCATTCGTCGCGTCCCAAAGGAGCGCCGCGCGCCGTGAAGCATGTCAAGTCGCAGTACCCTCCCGATAGCACTGAGAAGCATGTCGAATACATATTGGTCGCCTCGTTCGACATCGACCGGGGCAGCATCATGGAGCAGCAGTATCCCGCTCCAGTGGGCGGCGATGAGCATATGCTGGCCGAGCTGATGTTGCCGGACCAGGTGGACAAGCGATCTCAGGATTGGACCACCTTCTTTCTCCACAAAGATGCCGgtcaagaggaggaggagagagagATGAGACGACGGCATCGAagacgccgccgccgacgcCAACGCCAACGAGAAGCAGGCGACCAAGCCAATACTGGAGGCGACGACAGTGCAGATGATGACGGAGGAGATGAGCTAggagacgatgacgaagaggacgaccTCGACGGcattgaggacgatgagcacgaagaagacgatgctcAAGATGACGATTCCGAAGACATCAATCTGGATGGGCCGCCCCTGGTCTATGTCCTCAATCTTGTCAACACCAAACTCGATCCTTCGGTGCCTCGAGGCGCCATAGTCAAGGCCATGGCCGTGTGCACGCGGCATTCTTTCATGCACATCTACAAGCCTTTGCTTTTACTGGCATTGGAGCAGTATTTCGCCCATCCATACCCCGAGACCCTAGCGACACTTTATGATGCCTTGAACAGCATGGACCTGTCGTTACTGCCGAAACTGAACTTTCTGGAGAAATACATTTTGCAGGCCTCTGACGCAAAAGACATGTTTCTGGAAAAGTTCGAAGCCATCATTGCGCAGCGCATGGCGTCCAACAAAGACCAGGATGCAATGCTTTCTCCTATCGAGCCGTCAAACACAACCCAGTTTCCGTCTCGGACCCGGTACGGCCTTCCCCGAGACACGCACGAGTTCGAGAGTATTGTCAATTATGCCAATGTGCCAGTGCCCGTCAAAATCCCGACTGCCGTCAGTCCGGAGACGGTGGGCGATTTCAGTCTGGTCAAGCTGATCACCACCTTCAGTACGCCACATGCTGCGCAAGTGGTGCCGTTCAATCCCACTCACCCTCATCTCACCACTTCGGGGCCCACCACGCACCCCATCATAGTGCTTCTCAACGCTCTCTTGACACAGAAGCGTGTCATCTTCCTCGGCGACAAATTGCCCAGCTCTGATGTTGCGGAGGCAGTTCTGGCAGCGTGTGCTCTTGCTTCTGGAGGCATTCTTCGCGGCTTCACGCGGCATGCGTTTCCTTATACCGACTTAACCAAGATCGAAGACCTACTCAGGGTTCCTGGCTTCATCGCTGGCGTCACAAATCCAATGTTCACCCATCACGCAGAATGGTGGGATTTGATGTGCGATCTCGGCACAGGGCGAATGAAGATCTCCAATCGCATCGACCAAGCTCCGCTGACGGAGGGCGTGGCTTTCTTTCATCAGAACACTCATCAACCGGGCACAGTCGCCTCGAGTGGTAGTGGAGGTGGTATTGCCTCGTTCATGACCGCCGGCGCGAGCTTATCGGCAGGTCTGGGCGGTAACGCCGCTCCGAATAACAGTATGAGCAGCGATGCAACCGGTGACGGGGCATTCATGCAGAGTGTGCTCCTCGCCATCAACGAGAGACATGGCGAGCACGCAATACGAGCTAAATTCAGGAAATGGATTGTCAAGTTCACTAGGCTTGCTGCTAGCTTCGAAGAGACCGTCTACGGCGCCAGCGCTCTTTCCATTCACAATCCGGACAGTCCACAGACAACACTCCCGCCTGAGGAATCGCCAATCAGTCCGACCGATGGAAGAGCGGACAAGATGCCACCTGAGGTCACGGGGCATGGGTATGTATGGCCAACTGCGTTGAGTAAGACCAACGAGTTGGCAGCCAACTCGACACGGATCGAAGGCTGGCGCAACACGCGCAGCTACTACAATTTTGTGCAAGATCTGGCAGCACTCTACGTGCACCGGCCGATCAAGCACTTGGATTTGCAACACCTGCACGACAAGTTGGCCAAGTTGCGACTTGGAAATGAGCAAAGCGCAAACATTTACCTCGCAATATGTGCCGCAACGCGCACGGAACAAGAGATCAACCAGTTACTATCAATCGTCGTCAACGGCGTGTGGGAAAGCAAGCCCACTGCTTCTGGAAGCGGGCAGAACTCGGGACTGCTGTACATAGGCATGGGACTTTTCCACCCAAAACTTGAGGTCAGGGAAGAAGTCGCCGAGTTGCTCGGGAGGATTAAAGAGCACGAGGCTGGTCGGCATTTCTGGCAGTCTTTGGGAAGATTTGTTCGAATTGCCTGGGACAGAGTAATGACTTCGCGAGTGGAGAGACTGGGAGCTTCGTTTGAAGGGTGA